One genomic window of Monodelphis domestica isolate mMonDom1 chromosome 1, mMonDom1.pri, whole genome shotgun sequence includes the following:
- the PABPN1 gene encoding polyadenylate-binding protein 2 isoform X2, producing MEEEAEKLKELQNEVEKQMNMSPPPGNAGPVIMSIEEKMEADARSIYVGNVDYGATAEELEAHFHGCGSVNRVTILCDKFSGHPKGFAYIEFSDKDSVRTSMALDDSLFRGRQIKVIPKRTNRPGISTTDRGFPRARYRARATNYSSSRSRFYSGFNSRPRGRVYRGRARATSWYSPY from the exons ATggaggaagaggcagagaaatTGAAGGAGCTTCAGAACGAGGTGGAGAAACAGATGAACATGAGTCCACCCCCAGGCAATG CTGGCCCAGTGATCATGTCCATTGAGGAGAAGATGGAGGCTGATGCCCGATCCATCTATGTAGGCAAT GTGGACTATGGTGCAACAGCAGAAGAGCTGGAGGCACACTTCCATGGTTGTGGTTCAGTTAATCGAGTTACCATCCTTTGTGACAAGTTCAGTGGCCATCCTAAGGG gtTTGCATATAtagaattttcagataaagattcAGTCAGGACGTCGATGGCCTTGGATGATTCTCTTTTCAGAGGAAGACAGATCAAA GTGATACCAAAACGGACCAATAGGCCGGGGATCAGCACCACAGATCGGGGTTTTCCACGTGCCCGATATCGTGCCAGGGCTACTAACTACAGTAGTTCACGCTCTCGATTCTATAGCGGCTTCAACAGCAGACCCCGGGGCCGAGTCTACAG GGGCCGGGCTAGAGCGACGTCATGGTATTCcccttactaa